From the Mycoplasmatota bacterium genome, one window contains:
- a CDS encoding glycosyltransferase family 2 protein, producing the protein MKKVLLILPAFNEEENIEKVVNGVIKTCPNYDYVVINDGSTDRTPEICRRNNYNFIDLPINTGIGMVVQTGFKYALYNDYDYAVQFDCDGQHYPKYIEPLVEKASEGYHIVIGSRFLTVKRGHSLRMWGSKILTGLIYFTTKRFISDPTSGMKVYNRKMLEYYAREINAAPEPDDLVYHIRRGAKVAEVQVVMGKRLAGLSYFNFISGTLFIIYMAISILIVQMLRPKRTL; encoded by the coding sequence ATGAAAAAAGTATTATTAATCCTTCCTGCTTTTAATGAAGAAGAGAACATTGAAAAAGTAGTGAATGGTGTTATAAAGACTTGTCCTAATTATGACTATGTTGTAATCAATGATGGTTCAACCGATAGAACACCTGAGATTTGTCGACGGAATAATTATAATTTCATAGACTTACCAATAAATACTGGCATTGGGATGGTCGTTCAAACTGGTTTTAAATATGCCTTATATAATGACTATGATTATGCGGTTCAGTTTGACTGTGATGGACAACACTATCCTAAATATATAGAACCCTTAGTTGAAAAAGCAAGTGAAGGATATCACATTGTCATCGGTTCACGTTTTTTAACTGTAAAACGTGGACATAGCTTACGGATGTGGGGTTCAAAAATCTTAACAGGGTTAATTTATTTCACTACAAAACGTTTTATCTCAGATCCAACATCTGGGATGAAAGTCTATAATCGTAAAATGCTGGAATATTACGCCAGAGAAATTAATGCAGCTCCAGAGCCTGATGATTTAGTTTATCATATTCGACGTGGTGCAAAGGTAGCTGAAGTACAAGTAGTGATGGGGAAGCGATTAGCTGGGTTAAGTTATTTTAATTTTATTTCAGGCACTTTATTTATTATATATATGGCAATATCAATTCTTATTGTCCAAATGCTTAGACCGAAAAGAACATTGTAG
- a CDS encoding ABC transporter ATP-binding protein has protein sequence MKYSLFNNVKYVFHHVFCSNKKLKIMIPLLVLSSILVPIFETIIPSIVVGFITQKSGLTNYLIVISSIFIAYSVFLYFKQFLFTITTSEYAMIRIREFYFGISSKLMKTDYINVEPQEKQIIIHKAMSSLHSNWVGIEFMMKNAPTFFINIVGLIIYSTFILTLNYFILIVLIVMSILNYLLNTYAQKYEIKHKNDYAKLDKQINYLYENSTSITNGKDIRIYKMKNWFYHVFHELIKKRVNWSRKIEYRYFLPSISDNILLFIRDIIAYSILINLVLNNKINVATFTLYIGIIGGFSIWLNNSVTALSNLKRANIGVNDYRRFMDIEEVFNHNDGHPIPTKSYFPLDIEFKNVSFRYPGFSEDTLKNLNFKITKGSKIAFVGNNGAGKTTLVKLVTGLYYPTEGEILVGGKSIKNYNIEEYHHIVGVVFQEVETLAFAIAKNVAASKERNIDHDKLWKSLELAGLKNKIESLKNKEQTYLTQYLDKDGILLSGGEMQKLMLARALYKNAPIMILDEPTAALDPLAEAELYEKYNDLTKEKTSLFISHRLSSTKFCDQILYLENGEIKEDGTHEELMKINGMYANMFKIQSHYYKDNLEVTENE, from the coding sequence ATGAAGTATTCATTGTTTAATAATGTGAAGTATGTATTTCATCATGTTTTTTGTAGTAATAAAAAGCTTAAGATAATGATTCCCTTATTGGTTTTAAGTTCTATTTTAGTTCCAATATTTGAAACAATTATCCCTTCTATTGTAGTTGGGTTTATCACCCAAAAATCTGGGTTGACGAATTATTTAATTGTTATCAGTTCAATATTTATTGCTTATAGTGTATTTTTATATTTTAAACAGTTTTTATTTACGATAACTACTTCAGAATATGCAATGATCAGAATTAGAGAATTTTACTTTGGTATTAGTTCCAAATTAATGAAAACTGATTATATAAATGTTGAGCCACAAGAAAAACAAATTATAATTCACAAAGCTATGAGTTCACTTCATTCAAATTGGGTAGGAATAGAATTTATGATGAAAAATGCGCCTACGTTTTTTATAAATATTGTAGGTTTAATTATTTATAGTACTTTTATTTTAACATTAAATTATTTTATTTTAATTGTTTTAATAGTAATGTCAATATTAAATTATTTGTTAAATACCTATGCTCAAAAATATGAGATTAAACATAAAAACGATTATGCTAAACTTGATAAACAAATTAATTACTTATATGAAAACTCTACTTCTATAACAAATGGAAAAGATATTAGAATTTATAAAATGAAAAATTGGTTTTATCATGTGTTTCATGAATTAATAAAAAAACGAGTTAATTGGAGTAGAAAAATAGAATATCGTTATTTTTTACCTTCAATTTCTGACAATATATTACTATTTATTAGAGATATTATCGCCTATAGTATTTTAATTAATTTAGTTTTAAATAATAAAATTAATGTTGCAACATTTACTTTATATATTGGAATCATTGGTGGATTTTCTATTTGGCTGAATAATTCAGTTACAGCATTGTCTAATTTAAAAAGAGCTAATATAGGTGTTAATGATTACCGAAGATTCATGGATATAGAAGAGGTATTTAACCACAATGATGGTCACCCAATTCCAACTAAAAGTTATTTTCCCCTTGATATTGAGTTTAAAAACGTATCATTTCGATATCCTGGATTTAGTGAAGATACACTTAAAAATTTAAATTTTAAAATTACAAAGGGTAGTAAAATAGCCTTTGTTGGGAATAATGGGGCTGGAAAAACAACACTTGTGAAACTAGTAACAGGTTTATATTATCCTACAGAAGGAGAAATTCTTGTTGGTGGAAAATCAATTAAAAACTATAATATCGAGGAATATCATCATATAGTTGGCGTAGTTTTTCAAGAAGTAGAAACTTTAGCTTTTGCTATCGCTAAAAATGTAGCTGCCTCAAAAGAACGCAATATTGATCATGATAAATTATGGAAAAGCTTAGAGTTAGCTGGTTTAAAGAATAAAATTGAATCTTTAAAAAATAAGGAACAAACCTATTTAACTCAATATTTAGATAAAGATGGCATATTACTATCAGGTGGAGAAATGCAAAAATTAATGCTTGCTAGAGCATTATATAAAAATGCACCGATAATGATTTTAGATGAGCCAACTGCAGCATTAGACCCACTTGCTGAAGCTGAGTTATACGAAAAATACAATGATTTGACAAAGGAAAAAACATCATTATTTATTTCTCATCGATTATCAAGCACAAAATTCTGTGATCAAATTTTATATTTAGAAAATGGTGAAATAAAAGAAGATGGAACTCATGAAGAGTTAATGAAAATTAATGGTATGTATGCAAATATGTTCAAAATTCAAAGTCATTACTATAAAGATAATTTGGAGGTGACTGAAAATGAATAA
- a CDS encoding O-antigen ligase family protein yields the protein MSNILASIYVLLIPIALYKYINKKRAFFIYLLIDILNFLGLLMTLSRGAYLGVFISILLFSIVFLRKKRVLRYGGLLLLISTPILLYKNKFYSIILKYLKGRNFFNDRSRHQIYALGWEKFKQGPIFGQGIKSSEYMINHYLHRPYAHYHNFLLQIAATLGIVGLILFTVIVYHWVKILNKRNNSLILCIVCSIIGVLTHQLFDVSFDLFFFGVYFYTLIGVVEIYRQGDEDDCLKMKIIVKK from the coding sequence ATGTCAAATATACTCGCATCAATTTATGTATTATTAATACCTATTGCTTTATATAAATATATAAACAAGAAGAGAGCATTTTTTATCTATTTACTTATTGATATACTGAACTTTCTAGGATTATTGATGACTTTATCACGGGGTGCTTATTTAGGTGTTTTCATATCAATCCTTCTTTTTAGTATTGTTTTTCTACGTAAGAAGAGAGTATTACGATATGGAGGTCTTTTATTATTAATTTCAACACCTATTTTATTGTATAAAAATAAATTTTACAGTATTATTTTGAAATATTTAAAGGGGAGAAATTTCTTTAATGATCGTAGTAGACATCAAATTTATGCGTTAGGGTGGGAAAAATTTAAACAAGGTCCAATATTTGGTCAAGGCATAAAATCTAGTGAATATATGATTAATCATTATTTACATAGGCCATATGCACATTATCATAATTTCTTACTTCAAATCGCTGCAACCCTTGGAATTGTTGGACTAATATTATTTACTGTTATTGTCTACCATTGGGTTAAGATATTAAATAAAAGAAATAACTCTTTAATTTTATGTATCGTATGTTCTATTATTGGGGTGTTAACGCATCAATTATTTGATGTTAGTTTTGATTTATTTTTCTTTGGAGTATACTTCTATACACTCATTGGAGTGGTAGAAATCTATCGACAGGGAGATGAAGATGATTGTCTCAAAATGAAGATAATTGTCAAAAAATAG
- a CDS encoding helix-turn-helix transcriptional regulator: MIYAIGSRIKELRINHKISQEKMADVLDTTRQRYARLENGQIDISYVIIKKIADYFGVSVTDITSAAEEKKELVTFFKEKNTGEDVIGLVAKIEEILRVFHAHEKLYHQMRNRDVYED; the protein is encoded by the coding sequence ATGATCTATGCAATAGGTAGTAGAATTAAAGAATTACGTATAAACCATAAAATAAGTCAGGAAAAAATGGCTGATGTATTAGATACTACTAGACAAAGATACGCTCGCTTAGAAAATGGTCAGATAGATATTTCTTATGTGATTATAAAAAAGATTGCTGATTATTTTGGTGTATCTGTAACTGATATAACAAGCGCAGCAGAAGAAAAAAAAGAACTGGTTACATTTTTCAAAGAGAAGAATACCGGTGAAGATGTTATTGGGTTGGTAGCTAAAATCGAAGAGATTTTAAGAGTTTTTCATGCTCATGAAAAATTGTATCATCAAATGAGGAATCGTGATGTCTATGAGGATTGA
- a CDS encoding ABC transporter ATP-binding protein, translating into MNKFYTSLKDIKNLLKIITSISKLFLPFTILANLVKASLPFINIIYGYLILDGLVLGYSKEKIFRYIILMVTLNLILGLLSALLGQIVKIKSDFINITIKSRIALKSLSLDYEELEKKKNIELLFKAKEGSNSNGGISSFCLTISQFINCLFTLIYSIVLLSGLFVIYPVSNPTMLERIYNSPITTILLFLLLSGSLIINFKFMRRINNESYKNFEENVENNRKFSYFMYLSYNYKFGKDIRVYKMSDMIEEEMINSNEKAEIGLRKIAIFEGKYSGYTVIINQLVVFLTYAFVGIKAILGLITIGSVLKFVSSLNKLYTSVNEIINIWVQLDIQRQYLNNYTTFLNLENKKYEGTLPIEKRDDNNYELEFRNVSFHYPNSEDMILKNINLKLHVGRKMAIVGRNGAGKTTFIKLLCRLYDPTEGEILLNGINIKKYDYQEYLSIFSVVFQDFKLFSFSVGQNVATNVNYEENLVWNVLEKAGVSERVHDMKKGLETTIYQNEEDGVEISGGEAQKIAIARALYKNAPLVVLDEPTSALDPISEYEIYSRFDHLVSNKSSIYISHRMSSCRFCDNIIVFDKGEIIQIGNHESLMKNTGGLYSDLWNAQSKYYQ; encoded by the coding sequence ATGAATAAATTTTATACTTCGTTAAAAGATATAAAAAATCTTTTAAAAATTATTACTAGCATATCGAAGTTATTTTTACCATTTACAATTTTAGCGAATTTGGTTAAAGCAAGTTTACCTTTCATTAATATTATTTATGGCTATTTAATATTAGATGGTCTAGTATTAGGTTATAGTAAAGAAAAAATATTTAGATATATTATCCTAATGGTTACATTAAATCTTATTTTAGGATTATTAAGTGCATTATTAGGTCAAATTGTTAAAATAAAAAGTGATTTTATTAATATCACCATTAAATCTAGAATAGCACTCAAATCTTTATCATTAGATTATGAAGAACTAGAAAAGAAGAAAAACATTGAATTATTATTCAAAGCCAAAGAAGGGTCAAACTCTAATGGGGGAATTTCATCATTTTGTTTAACTATTTCCCAGTTCATTAACTGCTTATTTACTTTAATTTATTCAATTGTTTTACTTTCAGGATTATTTGTGATATACCCTGTTTCAAATCCTACGATGCTTGAAAGGATTTATAATTCACCTATTACAACCATTTTATTATTTTTATTACTGTCTGGTTCATTGATAATTAATTTTAAGTTTATGAGAAGAATTAACAACGAATCCTACAAAAACTTTGAGGAAAATGTTGAAAATAATCGTAAATTTTCCTATTTTATGTATTTATCTTATAACTATAAGTTTGGAAAAGATATAAGAGTTTATAAAATGAGTGATATGATTGAAGAAGAAATGATTAACTCTAATGAAAAAGCAGAAATAGGTTTAAGAAAGATTGCGATTTTCGAGGGAAAATATAGTGGGTATACGGTAATAATAAATCAACTAGTTGTATTCTTGACTTATGCTTTTGTTGGTATAAAAGCGATATTAGGGCTTATAACTATAGGAAGTGTTTTAAAATTTGTTAGTTCACTTAATAAATTATATACCTCAGTAAATGAGATAATTAATATATGGGTTCAATTAGATATTCAAAGACAATATTTAAATAATTATACAACTTTTTTAAATTTAGAAAATAAAAAGTATGAGGGAACATTACCTATCGAAAAAAGAGATGATAATAACTACGAATTAGAGTTTAGAAATGTATCTTTTCATTATCCAAATAGTGAGGATATGATTTTAAAAAATATCAATTTAAAATTACATGTAGGAAGAAAAATGGCTATTGTTGGAAGAAATGGTGCTGGTAAAACAACATTTATTAAATTATTATGTCGGTTATATGACCCAACAGAAGGTGAAATTTTATTAAATGGAATCAACATCAAAAAATATGATTATCAGGAATATTTAAGTATATTTAGTGTTGTATTTCAAGACTTCAAATTATTTTCTTTTAGCGTTGGTCAAAATGTAGCAACAAATGTGAATTATGAAGAAAATCTAGTATGGAATGTTTTAGAAAAAGCTGGTGTATCAGAAAGAGTTCATGACATGAAGAAAGGTTTAGAAACAACAATTTATCAAAATGAAGAAGATGGTGTTGAAATTTCTGGTGGAGAAGCACAAAAAATTGCCATCGCTAGAGCACTATATAAAAATGCACCTTTAGTTGTATTAGATGAGCCTACAAGTGCATTAGATCCGATTTCAGAATATGAGATTTACTCTCGCTTTGATCACCTAGTATCAAATAAATCCTCAATCTATATTTCACATCGTATGTCTAGTTGTCGTTTTTGTGATAACATCATTGTATTTGACAAAGGAGAAATTATTCAAATAGGAAATCATGAATCATTAATGAAAAATACAGGTGGACTATATAGTGATTTATGGAATGCTCAATCAAAATATTATCAATAA
- a CDS encoding ImmA/IrrE family metallo-endopeptidase: MSMRIDKTEIEKQALQVRKNIHTYGVKDIFSLVAQRDIHLIRYPFGKDNLLGFSTCFEGKKIIVSNSSEILSREIFTIAHELGHTIYDFENEYTNVKIDVEIKDSSEDISEARAFYFANYFLMPEEELNKFIKYELKKTHQELNVLDIVRMQLEFQVSYAALVVRLYDLDFINSSHKSRLFDKRNEMTSRTLFKKLDADERLLKPTNVIEVPPSYLEYVTSNYDKKYIPYSSLEKAFALIGMDSSIFKKEENDEEILDLDDIFEEFE, encoded by the coding sequence ATGTCTATGAGGATTGATAAAACTGAAATTGAGAAGCAAGCTTTACAAGTTAGAAAAAATATACATACCTACGGAGTGAAGGATATTTTTAGTCTAGTTGCGCAAAGAGACATACATTTGATTCGATATCCTTTTGGTAAAGATAACCTATTAGGTTTTTCTACTTGCTTTGAAGGGAAGAAAATTATTGTTTCTAATTCATCAGAAATATTATCTAGAGAAATATTTACAATAGCTCATGAACTAGGTCATACTATTTATGACTTTGAAAATGAATACACCAATGTGAAAATTGATGTTGAAATAAAAGACAGTTCTGAAGATATATCAGAAGCAAGAGCTTTTTACTTTGCGAACTATTTTTTAATGCCTGAAGAAGAATTAAATAAATTTATAAAATATGAATTGAAGAAAACGCATCAAGAATTAAATGTCCTTGATATTGTGAGAATGCAATTAGAATTTCAAGTAAGTTACGCAGCTTTGGTAGTTAGATTATATGATTTAGATTTCATTAACTCAAGCCATAAAAGTAGACTTTTTGACAAAAGAAATGAGATGACATCAAGAACGTTATTTAAAAAATTAGACGCTGATGAGAGACTATTAAAACCTACTAATGTGATTGAAGTTCCACCGAGTTATCTAGAATATGTTACTAGTAACTATGACAAAAAATACATCCCTTATTCAAGTTTAGAAAAAGCCTTTGCTCTTATTGGAATGGATTCATCAATATTTAAAAAAGAGGAAAATGATGAGGAAATCTTAGATCTTGATGATATCTTTGAGGAGTTTGAGTAA
- a CDS encoding GHKL domain-containing protein — MIEGIYFTLIFLIYWYYLSYFYKVKKVHTIIPLCIGICLNILFYYFNLEILALLFNLLIFVSYLLFYAKEKIYKIEILLFFAFFLLNGSIYLVLDVLFNSNTSLILAYNFSLLIVFTLIHVYKNKVSLLFYLLFLITIIFISYISQIYLIKHIYINFIVSTLVFLISQNNQKYIRLNYEQRENEYQNKIISQHVEEVENIYEIMRGWRHDYHNHMQTLKAHLSLKRYDLMEGYLNELENDLDSVNIIIQSNNTYLDAILNSKLSLALVKNIEINVKAVVPKKLYVSNIDLCVLIGNLLDNAIESCEEMTNETKFIRVFIGVFKKQLYISVTNSTKELIRKLDSEYITNKRGNHGHGLNRIDNIVKKYDGFINRKNEPGVFVTEVMLPL; from the coding sequence ATGATTGAAGGTATCTATTTCACACTAATATTTTTAATTTATTGGTATTATTTATCTTATTTCTATAAAGTTAAAAAAGTCCATACAATAATTCCATTATGTATTGGCATTTGTTTAAATATTTTATTCTATTACTTTAATTTAGAGATATTAGCATTATTATTTAATCTTCTGATTTTTGTTAGTTATCTTCTCTTTTATGCGAAAGAAAAAATTTATAAAATAGAAATATTACTCTTTTTTGCTTTCTTCCTTTTAAACGGTTCAATCTACTTAGTTTTAGATGTCTTATTTAATTCTAATACTTCATTAATACTTGCCTATAACTTTTCTTTATTAATTGTGTTTACATTGATCCATGTATATAAAAATAAAGTTTCTCTTTTATTTTATCTTTTATTTTTAATCACAATTATCTTTATAAGTTATATAAGTCAAATTTATTTGATTAAACATATTTATATTAATTTTATTGTTTCTACCTTAGTTTTTTTAATCTCTCAAAATAATCAAAAATATATTAGATTAAACTATGAACAAAGAGAGAATGAATATCAAAATAAAATAATCAGTCAACATGTTGAGGAAGTTGAAAATATCTATGAAATAATGCGGGGTTGGCGCCATGATTATCACAATCATATGCAAACCTTAAAAGCTCATCTATCTTTAAAACGATATGATTTAATGGAAGGGTACTTAAATGAATTAGAAAATGATTTAGATAGTGTCAATATAATTATTCAATCCAATAACACTTATTTAGATGCTATTTTAAATAGTAAATTATCGCTAGCGTTAGTTAAAAATATTGAGATAAATGTTAAAGCTGTCGTTCCAAAAAAACTTTATGTAAGCAATATAGATTTATGTGTACTTATAGGTAATTTACTTGATAATGCGATTGAATCCTGTGAGGAAATGACTAATGAAACAAAATTTATTCGAGTTTTTATTGGTGTTTTTAAAAAACAATTATATATATCAGTTACTAACTCTACTAAAGAATTAATTCGTAAATTAGATTCAGAATATATCACAAATAAAAGAGGAAATCATGGTCATGGATTAAATAGAATTGACAATATTGTAAAAAAATATGATGGTTTCATTAATAGAAAAAACGAACCAGGTGTGTTTGTGACTGAAGTCATGTTGCCACTATGA
- a CDS encoding response regulator transcription factor, with the protein MRIAICDDETICLEYLKEVIERFSVTQNVPINIEVFHNAEEMLFETGDTTPYDLLILDIQMGKMNGMELAKRIRKTDPNVYIVFLTGVADYVYDGYEVGALRYLLKPLKEKQLYNILSDVISRLESNENQYLIIKINRENVKISLDDIIFIEAMGHYVIIHTEDKVYDVKMSINNIENEIHFTFFIRVHRSYIVNIKHVDKINKENCVLSNNDTVNVSRGNYNKLNEAFINYYRGI; encoded by the coding sequence ATGAGAATTGCGATATGTGATGATGAAACCATTTGTTTAGAATATTTAAAAGAAGTAATCGAAAGATTTAGTGTTACACAAAATGTTCCTATAAATATTGAAGTATTTCACAATGCCGAGGAAATGCTTTTTGAGACGGGGGATACCACTCCCTATGATTTACTAATATTGGATATTCAAATGGGTAAAATGAATGGGATGGAACTTGCAAAGAGGATTAGAAAAACTGATCCAAATGTATATATTGTTTTTTTAACCGGTGTAGCTGATTATGTATATGATGGTTATGAGGTAGGTGCATTACGCTACTTATTAAAACCATTAAAGGAAAAACAACTATATAATATATTAAGTGATGTTATAAGCAGATTAGAATCCAATGAAAATCAATATTTAATAATAAAAATAAACAGAGAGAACGTAAAGATTAGTTTAGATGATATCATTTTTATCGAAGCCATGGGACATTATGTTATTATTCACACTGAAGATAAGGTCTATGATGTAAAAATGAGTATCAACAATATAGAAAATGAAATACATTTTACTTTTTTTATTAGAGTTCATCGCTCATATATAGTTAATATAAAACATGTCGATAAGATAAATAAAGAAAATTGTGTTTTATCAAATAATGATACAGTTAATGTAAGTAGAGGAAATTATAATAAGTTAAATGAAGCATTTATTAATTATTATCGGGGTATATAA